From Hartmannibacter diazotrophicus, a single genomic window includes:
- the rpsK gene encoding 30S ribosomal protein S11 — translation MAKEARVRRRERKNISSGIAHVNSSFNNTMITITDAQGNAISWSSAGTMGFKGSRKSTPYAAQMAAEDAARKAAEHGVRTLEVEVCGPGSGRESALRALQAAGFTVTSIRDVTPIPHNGCRPRKRRRV, via the coding sequence ATGGCCAAGGAAGCCCGCGTCCGCCGCCGCGAACGCAAAAACATCTCTTCGGGCATCGCCCATGTGAATTCGTCGTTCAACAACACGATGATCACCATCACCGACGCGCAGGGCAATGCCATTTCGTGGTCGTCCGCCGGCACCATGGGCTTCAAGGGTTCGCGCAAGTCGACCCCCTACGCTGCCCAGATGGCCGCTGAAGATGCCGCCCGCAAGGCTGCCGAGCATGGCGTTCGCACCCTTGAGGTCGAGGTTTGCGGTCCGGGTTCGGGTCGTGAGTCGGCTCTTCGCGCGCTTCAGGCGGCCGGCTTCACCGTGACGTCGATCCGCGACGTGACGCCGATTCCGCACAACGGCTGCCGTCCTCGCAAGCGTCGTCGCGTCTGA
- the rplQ gene encoding 50S ribosomal protein L17 — protein sequence MRHGNAGRKFNRRSDHRMAMFANMAASLIEHEQIVTTLPKAKDLRPIVEKLVTLGKRGDLHARRQAIAEIGNEAVVRKLFAVIGPRYAERNGGYTRILKAGFRKGDNAAVAVIEFVDRDVSAKGAVDRARLEAEGGNEAEAA from the coding sequence ATGCGTCACGGGAATGCAGGCCGCAAGTTCAACCGGCGTTCGGACCATCGCATGGCGATGTTCGCGAACATGGCTGCTTCGCTCATCGAGCACGAGCAGATCGTCACCACTCTGCCGAAGGCGAAGGACCTGCGTCCGATCGTCGAGAAGCTCGTCACGCTTGGCAAGCGCGGCGACCTTCACGCCCGCCGTCAGGCCATTGCCGAGATCGGCAACGAGGCCGTCGTGCGCAAGCTCTTCGCCGTCATCGGCCCACGCTATGCCGAGCGTAACGGCGGTTACACCCGCATCCTGAAGGCGGGCTTCCGCAAGGGCGACAACGCGGCCGTCGCCGTCATTGAGTTCGTCGATCGTGACGTCTCGGCGAAGGGCGCCGTCGACCGTGCGCGTCTCGAAGCCGAGGGTGGCAACGAGGCCGAAGCCGCGTAA
- the rpmD gene encoding 50S ribosomal protein L30 — translation MAPKKSAAKKTVTVEQIGSPIRRPSEQRATLIGLGLNKMHRRRTLEDTPSVRGMIATVQHLVRVVDGA, via the coding sequence ATGGCTCCCAAGAAGAGCGCCGCCAAGAAGACCGTCACGGTCGAGCAGATCGGCAGCCCCATTCGTCGGCCGTCCGAGCAGCGCGCGACGCTGATCGGTCTCGGCCTCAACAAGATGCATCGTCGCCGGACGCTGGAGGATACCCCCTCCGTGCGCGGGATGATCGCGACTGTACAGCACCTCGTCCGCGTCGTGGACGGGGCCTGA
- a CDS encoding Do family serine endopeptidase, giving the protein MRSRVLLVSCLAGSVVLAASSALLAEERQVPQTSAEIQLSFAPVVKKVAPAVVNVYATREVQQQRSPLFDDPFFRRFFGGNGQVFPPQRRQQNSLGSGVIVDPSGVIITNAHVIIDDSEVKVALADRREFECDVVLKDKDLDLAVLKIRDPKGELPFAQIGESDSLEVGDIVLAIGNPFGVGQTVTQGIVSALARTRVGVADYQYFIQTDAAINPGNSGGALVNMSGQVVGINTAIYSRGGGSNGIGFAIPSDMVKVVLDSARHGDQVKLPSIGADLQPVTAQIAESLGLDRPSGLLIASIDPGGPAEKVGLEPGDRIVSLDGEDVSDPRVFNYRLATIGVGKVAKLVVDRDGQTMAIDIRLQAPKSVERPSEVRVSVRGPFTGTTIADMTPAIAQSLGLPRDEARGVIIAEVDPRSQIARVGFQPGDVILSVNGDDIGSTQDFLRAAGQQPLLWRVTINRRGRIIRLAFR; this is encoded by the coding sequence ATGCGATCGCGTGTTTTGCTTGTGAGCTGTCTGGCAGGCTCGGTTGTCCTCGCCGCGTCATCCGCGCTGCTCGCCGAGGAGCGCCAGGTTCCCCAGACCTCCGCCGAGATCCAGCTTTCCTTCGCGCCCGTGGTCAAGAAGGTCGCCCCGGCCGTCGTCAACGTCTACGCGACGCGCGAGGTGCAGCAGCAGCGCTCGCCTCTTTTCGACGATCCCTTCTTTCGCCGCTTCTTCGGCGGCAATGGGCAGGTGTTTCCACCTCAGAGGCGGCAGCAGAATTCGCTCGGCTCCGGCGTGATCGTCGACCCTTCCGGCGTCATCATCACCAATGCGCATGTGATCATCGACGATTCGGAAGTGAAGGTGGCGCTTGCCGACCGCCGCGAGTTCGAATGCGACGTCGTGCTGAAGGACAAGGATCTCGATCTCGCGGTACTGAAGATTCGGGATCCGAAAGGCGAACTGCCGTTTGCGCAGATCGGCGAATCCGACAGCCTCGAGGTCGGCGACATCGTGCTTGCCATCGGCAACCCGTTCGGCGTCGGCCAGACGGTGACGCAGGGCATCGTCTCGGCGCTCGCGCGCACCCGGGTCGGGGTCGCGGACTACCAGTATTTCATTCAGACCGACGCCGCCATCAATCCCGGCAACTCCGGTGGCGCGCTCGTCAACATGTCGGGCCAGGTCGTGGGTATCAACACGGCGATCTATTCGCGTGGCGGCGGCTCCAACGGCATCGGTTTTGCCATCCCGTCCGACATGGTGAAGGTGGTGCTCGACTCGGCCCGGCATGGCGATCAGGTCAAGCTGCCCTCGATCGGCGCCGACCTGCAGCCGGTCACGGCGCAGATCGCCGAGAGCCTCGGCCTTGACCGTCCGAGCGGGCTTCTCATCGCCAGCATCGATCCGGGAGGGCCGGCCGAGAAGGTCGGGCTGGAGCCCGGCGACCGGATTGTCTCGCTGGACGGGGAGGATGTGTCCGATCCGCGCGTCTTCAACTACCGTCTGGCGACCATCGGTGTCGGCAAGGTGGCGAAGCTGGTTGTCGACAGGGATGGCCAGACAATGGCGATCGACATCCGGCTCCAGGCTCCGAAATCCGTCGAACGGCCGAGCGAAGTCCGCGTTTCCGTGCGCGGGCCGTTTACGGGAACGACGATTGCCGACATGACGCCGGCGATTGCCCAGAGTCTCGGTCTTCCAAGGGACGAGGCACGCGGCGTCATCATTGCGGAGGTCGATCCCCGCAGCCAGATCGCGCGCGTCGGCTTCCAGCCGGGCGACGTGATCCTGTCAGTGAACGGTGACGATATCGGCTCGACGCAGGACTTCCTGAGGGCCGCCGGGCAGCAGCCGCTGTTGTGGCGTGTCACGATCAATCGCCGGGGCCGCATCATCCGACTGGCCTTCCGATGA
- a CDS encoding adenylate kinase codes for MRLILLGPPGAGKGTQAQRLVDRHGIVQLSTGDMLRAAVAAETEIGKKAKAVMEAGQLVSDEIVIGIVAERIDQPDAAKGFILDGFPRTQAQADALDKLLEERNIAIDAVIEFKVDESKLMSRIEKRVEETKAAGLPVRKDDTPEVFVRRMKDFHAMTAELVPYYSVRGLVKPVDGMAPIDTVTAEIEAILSEAVSS; via the coding sequence ATGAGACTGATTCTGCTCGGACCGCCAGGCGCGGGCAAGGGAACGCAGGCACAGCGTCTGGTCGACCGGCACGGCATCGTGCAGCTCTCGACCGGCGACATGCTGCGGGCAGCCGTTGCCGCCGAAACCGAGATCGGCAAGAAAGCCAAGGCGGTCATGGAGGCGGGTCAGCTCGTTTCCGACGAGATCGTGATCGGCATCGTGGCCGAGCGCATCGATCAGCCGGACGCAGCCAAGGGCTTCATCCTCGACGGGTTCCCGCGCACGCAGGCCCAGGCCGATGCCCTGGACAAGCTGCTTGAGGAGCGCAACATCGCGATCGATGCGGTGATCGAGTTCAAGGTCGACGAATCGAAGCTGATGAGCCGCATCGAGAAGCGGGTCGAGGAAACCAAGGCGGCCGGTCTTCCGGTGCGCAAGGACGACACACCGGAAGTCTTTGTGCGCCGCATGAAGGATTTCCACGCGATGACCGCCGAACTCGTCCCCTATTATTCGGTGCGCGGTCTGGTCAAGCCCGTCGACGGCATGGCACCGATCGATACGGTGACGGCCGAAATCGAAGCGATTCTTTCGGAGGCGGTGTCCTCCTGA
- the secY gene encoding preprotein translocase subunit SecY, whose amino-acid sequence MASAAEQLAANLNFGAFGKATELKKRIWFTLGALIVYRLGTYIPLPGINLAALAQAFDQQQSGILGLFNMFAGGAVGRMAIFALGIMPYISASIIVQLMTSIVPSLEALKKEGEAGRKKINQYTRYGTVLLAIVQAYGIAVSLESSSNIVMDPGPMFKLSATITLVGGTMFLMWLGEQITSRGIGNGISLIIFSGIVAGLPRALAGTLELGRQGALATPIIIGMLVVAVIVIAFIVFVERAQRRLLIQYPKRQVGNRLFQGESSHLPLKLNTSGVIPPIFASSLLLVPATLSGFTGQGGSGILQTITTLLGHGQPLYMLLYAALIVFFAFFYTAIVFNPTDTADNLKKHGGFIPGYRPGERTAQYIDYVLTRITVLGAIYLVLVCLLPEFLISATGVPFYFGGTSLLIVVSVTMDTVAQVQGHLLAHQYEGLVKKAKLRGKKR is encoded by the coding sequence ATGGCATCGGCTGCAGAACAACTCGCCGCCAACCTCAATTTCGGCGCCTTCGGCAAGGCGACCGAGTTGAAGAAGCGAATCTGGTTCACCCTCGGTGCCCTGATCGTCTACCGTCTCGGGACGTATATCCCGCTTCCGGGCATCAATCTTGCCGCGCTTGCGCAGGCCTTTGACCAGCAGCAGAGCGGCATTCTCGGCCTCTTCAACATGTTTGCCGGCGGTGCCGTCGGGCGCATGGCGATCTTCGCGCTCGGCATCATGCCCTATATCTCGGCCTCGATCATCGTGCAGCTGATGACGTCGATCGTTCCCTCGCTGGAGGCCCTTAAGAAGGAAGGCGAAGCCGGCCGCAAGAAGATCAACCAGTACACCCGGTATGGCACCGTGTTGCTGGCGATCGTGCAGGCCTATGGCATCGCCGTGAGCCTTGAAAGCTCCAGCAATATCGTCATGGACCCGGGTCCGATGTTCAAGCTCTCGGCCACGATCACGCTGGTCGGCGGCACAATGTTCCTGATGTGGCTCGGCGAGCAGATCACCTCGCGCGGCATCGGCAACGGCATTTCGCTGATCATCTTCTCCGGCATCGTGGCGGGTCTGCCGCGGGCTCTTGCCGGTACGCTGGAACTTGGCCGTCAGGGCGCGCTCGCGACGCCGATCATCATCGGCATGCTCGTGGTGGCCGTGATCGTGATCGCCTTCATCGTCTTCGTGGAGCGGGCCCAGCGCCGCTTGCTGATCCAGTATCCCAAGCGCCAGGTGGGCAACCGCCTGTTCCAGGGCGAATCCTCGCACCTGCCGCTGAAGCTCAACACGTCGGGCGTCATCCCGCCGATCTTCGCCTCGTCGCTGCTGCTCGTGCCGGCGACGCTGTCGGGGTTCACGGGGCAGGGCGGCTCCGGCATCCTGCAGACGATCACGACGCTGCTCGGCCACGGCCAGCCGCTCTATATGCTGCTCTATGCCGCACTGATCGTGTTCTTCGCCTTCTTCTACACTGCCATCGTGTTCAATCCGACGGATACGGCGGACAATTTGAAGAAGCATGGCGGGTTCATTCCCGGCTATCGGCCGGGCGAACGGACGGCCCAGTATATCGACTATGTGCTGACCCGGATCACCGTGCTCGGCGCGATCTATCTGGTTCTCGTTTGCCTATTACCCGAATTTCTCATTTCCGCTACCGGTGTTCCGTTCTATTTCGGAGGAACGTCCCTGCTGATCGTCGTGAGCGTGACGATGGATACCGTCGCGCAGGTCCAGGGGCATTTGCTGGCCCATCAGTATGAAGGGCTTGTCAAGAAGGCCAAGTTGCGGGGGAAAAAGAGATGA
- the rplO gene encoding 50S ribosomal protein L15 encodes MKLNEIKDNEGATKQRMRVGRGIGSGKGKTAGRGVKGQTSRSGVAIKGFEGGQMPLHRRLPKRGFTNIFAKKFNTVSLGRVQQAIEAGKLSDKDVVTVETLVAAGVVRRVKDGVRLLGGGELKAKVSFEVAGASASAVAAVEKAGGKVTVLGAAAEA; translated from the coding sequence ATGAAACTCAATGAGATCAAAGACAACGAAGGCGCCACCAAGCAGCGCATGCGCGTTGGTCGCGGCATCGGCTCCGGCAAGGGCAAGACTGCCGGCCGTGGCGTGAAGGGCCAGACCTCGCGCTCGGGCGTCGCCATCAAGGGCTTCGAAGGTGGCCAGATGCCTCTGCATCGCCGTCTGCCGAAGCGTGGCTTCACGAATATCTTCGCCAAGAAGTTCAACACCGTGAGCCTTGGCCGCGTGCAGCAGGCGATCGAAGCCGGCAAGCTGTCGGACAAGGACGTGGTGACGGTCGAGACGCTGGTTGCGGCCGGCGTGGTGCGCCGCGTCAAGGACGGCGTTCGCCTGCTTGGCGGCGGCGAGCTGAAGGCCAAGGTCTCCTTCGAGGTGGCCGGTGCTTCGGCGTCGGCTGTCGCGGCGGTCGAAAAGGCCGGCGGCAAGGTGACGGTTCTCGGCGCTGCCGCCGAAGCCTGA
- the rpsM gene encoding 30S ribosomal protein S13: MARIAGVNIPTNKRVVIALQYIHGIGPKFAGEIVEKVGIDSARRVNELSDAEVLQIREMIDRDFVVEGDLRREVSMNIKRLMDLGCYRGLRHRRGLPVRGQRTHTNARTRKGPAKAIAGKKK; encoded by the coding sequence GTGGCCCGTATTGCTGGCGTCAACATTCCGACCAACAAGCGCGTCGTGATCGCGCTTCAGTATATCCATGGCATCGGCCCGAAGTTCGCCGGCGAGATCGTGGAGAAGGTCGGCATCGATTCGGCTCGCCGCGTGAATGAGCTCAGCGACGCCGAAGTGCTGCAGATTCGCGAGATGATCGACCGCGACTTCGTCGTGGAAGGCGATCTTCGCCGCGAAGTCTCCATGAACATCAAGCGCCTGATGGACCTCGGCTGCTACCGTGGCCTTCGTCATCGTCGCGGCCTTCCGGTTCGCGGCCAGCGCACCCACACCAACGCCCGTACCCGCAAGGGTCCGGCGAAGGCCATCGCCGGCAAGAAGAAGTAA
- a CDS encoding DNA-directed RNA polymerase subunit alpha, protein MTIQKNWQELIKPNKLEVHATSADKRIATIVAEPLERGFGLTLGNSLRRILLSSLQGAAVTAVQIDGVLHEFSSIAGVREDVTDIILNIKEIAVKMMGQGPKRMVLRKQGPGVVTAGDIQTVGDIEILNPGHVICTLDDGAEIRIEFTVDTGKGYVAADRNRPEDAPIGLIPVDSVYSPVRKVSYKVENTREGQVLDYDKLTLTVETNGALKADDAVAYAARILQDQLSIFVNFEEPERDQKVEQVPELAFNPALLKKVDELELSVRSANCLKNDNIVYIGDLIQKSEAEMLRTPNFGRKSLNEIKEVLAQMGLHLGMEVASWPPENIEELAKRYEDHHY, encoded by the coding sequence GTGACCATCCAGAAGAACTGGCAAGAGCTGATCAAGCCGAACAAGCTCGAGGTGCATGCGACCTCGGCCGACAAGCGGATCGCGACGATCGTCGCCGAGCCGCTGGAGCGTGGCTTCGGCCTGACGCTCGGCAACTCGCTCCGCCGCATCCTGCTGTCGTCGCTCCAGGGCGCTGCCGTCACGGCCGTCCAGATCGACGGCGTCCTGCACGAGTTCTCCTCGATCGCCGGTGTGCGCGAGGACGTGACGGACATCATCCTCAACATCAAGGAAATCGCCGTCAAGATGATGGGCCAGGGTCCGAAGCGCATGGTTCTGCGCAAGCAGGGCCCGGGCGTCGTGACCGCCGGCGATATCCAGACTGTTGGCGATATCGAGATCCTGAACCCGGGCCATGTGATCTGCACGCTGGACGACGGCGCGGAAATCCGCATCGAGTTCACCGTCGACACGGGCAAGGGCTATGTCGCGGCCGACCGCAACCGTCCGGAAGATGCTCCGATCGGGCTCATCCCGGTCGACAGCGTCTATTCGCCGGTGCGCAAGGTCTCCTACAAGGTCGAGAACACCCGCGAGGGTCAGGTTCTCGACTATGACAAGCTGACGCTGACGGTCGAGACCAACGGCGCCCTGAAGGCCGACGATGCGGTGGCCTACGCCGCCCGTATCCTGCAGGATCAGCTGTCGATCTTCGTCAACTTCGAGGAGCCCGAGCGCGATCAGAAGGTCGAGCAGGTTCCGGAACTCGCCTTCAACCCGGCCCTCCTCAAGAAGGTGGACGAGCTGGAGCTGTCGGTGCGTTCGGCGAATTGCCTGAAGAACGACAACATCGTCTACATCGGAGATCTCATTCAGAAGAGCGAGGCGGAGATGCTCCGCACGCCGAACTTCGGCCGCAAGTCGCTCAACGAGATCAAGGAAGTCCTGGCGCAGATGGGCCTTCACCTCGGTATGGAAGTGGCCAGCTGGCCGCCGGAAAACATCGAGGAACTGGCCAAGCGCTACGAGGACCATCACTATTGA
- a CDS encoding replication-associated recombination protein A produces the protein MSDLFGGGLPPVRKPGQGGGEQPPAAIDAGRDAPRPLADRLRPKELSEIVGQDHLVGPQGSITRMLRSGSLGSLILWGPPGTGKTTAARLLARETDLAFDQISAIFSGVADLKRVFEAARMRRAGGRGTLLFVDEIHRFNRAQQDSFLPVMEDGTVTLVGATTENPSFELNAALLSRAHVLVFKPLEPEAIEALLKRAEETVGRPLPLDESARLALVRMADGDGRASLTLAEDVWRAAGEGEVFDATALQEIVQRRAPVYDKAQDGHYNLISALHKSVRGSDPDAALYYFCRMLDAGEDPLYLARRVIRMAVEDIGLADPQALAVCNAARDAYQMLGSPEGELALAQAVVYVASAPKSNAVYVAYKAAMRSAKESGSLLPPKHILNAPTKLMKSEGYGDGYRYDHDEPEAFSGQNYFPEKLGRQQYYQPVERGFERELKKRLDYWAKLRRERGEP, from the coding sequence ATGAGCGATCTTTTCGGCGGCGGGCTTCCGCCCGTGCGCAAGCCGGGGCAGGGGGGCGGCGAACAGCCCCCCGCTGCCATCGATGCCGGCAGGGATGCGCCGCGTCCGCTTGCCGACCGGCTGCGCCCCAAAGAGCTTTCGGAGATCGTCGGCCAGGATCATCTTGTCGGGCCGCAGGGCTCGATCACGCGCATGCTGCGGTCGGGCTCGCTCGGCTCGCTGATTCTCTGGGGCCCTCCCGGTACGGGCAAGACGACGGCGGCACGGCTGCTGGCGCGGGAAACCGATCTCGCCTTCGACCAGATCTCCGCGATCTTTTCCGGTGTCGCCGATCTCAAGAGGGTGTTCGAGGCAGCGCGAATGCGGCGCGCCGGCGGGCGTGGCACGCTGCTCTTCGTCGATGAGATCCACCGCTTCAACCGCGCCCAGCAGGACAGCTTCCTGCCCGTCATGGAGGACGGTACCGTCACGCTTGTCGGAGCGACGACGGAAAACCCCTCCTTCGAACTCAATGCGGCGCTCCTGTCGCGTGCCCATGTCCTGGTCTTCAAGCCGCTGGAGCCGGAGGCGATCGAGGCGCTGCTCAAGCGGGCCGAGGAGACGGTCGGCCGGCCGCTGCCGCTTGACGAGAGCGCGCGCCTTGCCCTCGTCCGCATGGCGGACGGAGACGGGCGGGCGTCGCTGACCCTTGCCGAGGACGTCTGGCGCGCCGCCGGCGAAGGGGAAGTCTTCGACGCCACCGCGCTGCAGGAGATCGTGCAACGGCGCGCCCCGGTCTACGACAAGGCGCAGGACGGCCATTACAATCTGATCTCGGCCCTGCACAAGTCCGTACGCGGGTCGGATCCGGATGCCGCCCTTTATTATTTCTGCCGCATGCTCGATGCCGGCGAGGACCCGCTTTACCTGGCGCGCCGGGTGATCCGCATGGCGGTCGAGGACATTGGGCTTGCCGATCCGCAGGCGCTTGCCGTCTGCAATGCGGCTCGTGACGCCTACCAGATGCTCGGAAGCCCGGAGGGGGAACTGGCGCTCGCGCAGGCCGTTGTCTATGTGGCCAGCGCGCCGAAGTCGAATGCGGTCTATGTCGCCTACAAGGCGGCGATGCGATCGGCCAAGGAGAGCGGGTCGCTGCTGCCGCCAAAGCACATCCTCAATGCGCCGACCAAGCTGATGAAGAGCGAGGGCTATGGCGATGGCTATCGCTACGATCATGACGAGCCCGAGGCCTTCTCCGGCCAGAATTATTTTCCCGAGAAGCTCGGCCGGCAGCAGTATTATCAACCGGTGGAACGTGGATTCGAACGCGAGTTGAAGAAGCGCCTCGACTATTGGGCCAAGCTGCGCCGGGAGCGCGGCGAGCCCTGA